Within the Deltaproteobacteria bacterium genome, the region AAAAATATCTGGGGCAATTAGTTCTCTAATCCATCCGTCGTAAAAGTAAGCTACCGCTTCTGCCGTTTTAAATTCAGGGACTGGTTTGGGATAGCATGCACAAGACCGACAATGTCTCCGACCAGCTCGAAGATATTGTAGGCCTCGATGGGATCGGGCCTGTCGGTTTTACCGTACCCCCGCTGATCGGGCGCGACGGCATGAAA harbors:
- a CDS encoding alpha/beta fold hydrolase, yielding METSDRIIDTNGIKMHIAEQGQGPLVVLCHGFPELAYSWRHQLPALAEAGFHAVAPDQRGYGKTDRPDPIEAYNIFELVGDIVGLVHAIPNQSLNLKRQKR